A single window of Hyla sarda isolate aHylSar1 chromosome 2, aHylSar1.hap1, whole genome shotgun sequence DNA harbors:
- the MRAP gene encoding melanocortin-2 receptor accessory protein — protein sequence MDGRTGSTANDTLYEFYYDYLDPVSFDESELKANKYSIVIAVWIGLAAFSVFLFLILLYMSRTDSPGAKTRKKGEVSPLATSTAPELTSKFCSVL from the exons ATGGATGGTCGGACGGGCAGCACCGCGAATGACACATTATACGAATTCTACTACGATTACTTGGATCCCGTTTCGTTTGATGAAAGTGAACTTAAGGCCAACAAAT ATTCGATTGTTATCGCTGTATGGATTGGCCTTGCTGCCTTTTCAGTCTTTCTGTTCCTCATTTTACTGTATATGTCCAGGACAGACTCCCCCGGAGCAAA GACCAGGAAGaagggagaggtaagccctctggctacctccacagctcctgagctcacctcaaagtTCTGTAGCGTCCTCTAG